In the Insulibacter thermoxylanivorax genome, one interval contains:
- a CDS encoding transcriptional regulator → MFNQAFEEWMQKQINEETNHRRRELLEKGLSHGTMELLRKIWYPTVGNFDHLYPKWEVRDLQLGVRYHDLALLLADVKVDIEIQDYRSHARDLDTRRFKDLCRRQSLLTLDDWIYLPIAYLSIQEEPEFCKQLILSILGKFISTDVDAGLDWLEAETVRFARRLLQPFTPAELAKHLRVSDRYARQILHRLVDKQHLVVVGGNIRFRTYQLNVGNALRFDVMRENTRMRINAR, encoded by the coding sequence ATGTTCAACCAAGCATTTGAGGAATGGATGCAGAAGCAGATCAATGAGGAGACCAATCATCGAAGACGTGAACTTCTGGAGAAGGGATTGAGTCATGGAACGATGGAGTTGCTGCGGAAGATCTGGTATCCCACGGTGGGCAATTTTGATCATCTGTATCCAAAATGGGAAGTAAGGGATTTGCAACTTGGTGTTCGGTATCATGATTTGGCGCTGTTGCTGGCTGATGTTAAGGTGGATATAGAGATTCAAGATTATCGCAGCCACGCTCGGGATTTGGATACTCGCAGGTTCAAAGATCTCTGTCGCAGGCAGAGCTTACTGACTCTGGATGACTGGATCTATCTGCCGATTGCTTATCTATCCATACAAGAGGAACCGGAATTCTGTAAGCAGCTGATCCTATCTATTCTTGGGAAGTTCATATCCACTGATGTAGATGCCGGTTTGGACTGGCTGGAAGCAGAAACTGTTCGCTTTGCACGCAGATTGCTGCAACCCTTCACACCGGCAGAACTTGCCAAACACCTGCGTGTATCGGATCGTTATGCACGACAGATCCTGCACCGTCTGGTGGATAAACAACATCTAGTAGTCGTCGGAGGAAACATTCGATTTCGGACTTATCAGTTGAATGTTGGGAATGCCTTGAGATTTGATGTGATGCGGGAAAATACTCGTATGAGAATCAATGCCCGCTAA
- a CDS encoding heavy metal translocating P-type ATPase, with the protein MNAQTRSFQRLFDFNKPSWLKRIMQHLELIAALTSGLLIAVAWYLDHQQLELASIILYLSAYIIGGYAKAKEGIQDTIENRKLNVEMLMLLAAIGSAIIGYWSEGAILIFIFALSGALETYTMNKTHKEISALIELQPETATRVQNGVEEVVPVTWLSPGDQILVKPGERVPADGVIIEGTTTLDESALTGESIPAAKSVNDEVLAGTVNLRGAVTVTVSKPSRESMFQKIIELVQSAQSEKSPSQQWIERFEGIYVKAVLIFVAIMMVLPHYLLGWSWQETFYRAMVLLVVASPCALVASIMPAVLSAISNGARNGILFKGGVHLENLSKLRAVAFDKTGTLTKGKPEVTDIVTREDVTETDLLRYTAAIERHSNHPLAAAIVQAAEAKQTEIPKAAMMEDIAGHGVQGLIDDKLWKVGKAEFVGREDAERFLNGIGLQLAEQGKTIVYVRDEQGIAGVIALKDVIREQTVKAIRSLKKAGIHTMMITGDGQATAAAIAAESGVDAYVAECLPEEKVQHINKLKECYQSAAMIGDGINDAPALAAATVGIAMGEGTDVALQTADVVLVKNDLEKLAYAIRLSRKMNRIVKQNIVFSIAVILILIISNFMQSLALPMGVIGHEGSTILVILNGLRLLRST; encoded by the coding sequence GTGAATGCACAAACCAGATCCTTTCAACGTTTATTCGACTTCAACAAGCCGTCTTGGCTTAAGAGAATAATGCAGCACCTCGAACTGATCGCGGCCTTAACCAGCGGTCTCTTGATCGCTGTTGCTTGGTATTTGGATCATCAACAATTGGAATTGGCATCAATCATCTTGTATCTATCCGCGTATATCATCGGCGGTTATGCCAAAGCAAAGGAAGGCATACAAGACACCATTGAGAACAGAAAATTGAATGTGGAGATGCTGATGCTGCTGGCAGCCATCGGATCAGCGATTATCGGATATTGGTCGGAAGGCGCGATCCTGATCTTCATCTTCGCGTTGAGCGGTGCCTTGGAGACCTACACGATGAACAAAACCCACAAGGAAATCTCTGCGCTGATCGAGCTGCAGCCGGAGACAGCCACTCGCGTCCAGAACGGTGTCGAAGAGGTCGTGCCGGTCACCTGGCTGTCCCCGGGCGATCAGATTCTTGTCAAACCAGGCGAACGTGTCCCTGCCGACGGGGTGATCATCGAAGGAACGACAACACTGGATGAATCAGCACTGACGGGAGAGTCCATACCGGCGGCTAAGTCCGTCAATGATGAGGTCTTGGCGGGCACCGTTAACCTCAGAGGAGCTGTCACCGTTACGGTGAGCAAGCCAAGCCGCGAATCGATGTTCCAGAAGATCATCGAGCTGGTGCAATCCGCACAAAGCGAGAAATCCCCGTCTCAACAGTGGATAGAGCGCTTCGAGGGGATCTATGTCAAAGCCGTGCTGATCTTCGTCGCCATCATGATGGTACTGCCCCATTACCTGCTCGGCTGGAGCTGGCAGGAGACCTTCTATCGCGCGATGGTTCTGCTTGTTGTAGCTTCACCCTGCGCACTCGTCGCATCGATCATGCCTGCTGTATTATCGGCAATCTCGAATGGCGCTCGCAACGGAATCTTGTTCAAAGGCGGGGTACACCTGGAGAATCTGAGCAAACTGCGGGCTGTCGCATTCGATAAGACGGGAACACTGACGAAGGGCAAACCGGAAGTAACGGATATTGTCACTAGAGAGGATGTAACGGAGACGGATCTCCTCCGTTACACAGCGGCCATCGAACGGCACTCGAATCATCCGCTGGCAGCGGCAATCGTTCAAGCCGCAGAAGCCAAGCAAACAGAGATTCCGAAAGCAGCGATGATGGAGGATATCGCCGGCCATGGCGTTCAAGGGCTGATCGATGACAAGCTGTGGAAGGTTGGTAAAGCGGAGTTTGTCGGACGGGAAGATGCGGAACGATTCTTAAACGGAATCGGACTGCAGCTGGCCGAACAAGGCAAGACGATCGTCTATGTTCGGGATGAGCAAGGAATCGCCGGCGTGATCGCCCTGAAAGATGTGATCCGCGAGCAGACCGTGAAGGCAATCCGCTCATTGAAGAAAGCCGGTATTCACACGATGATGATCACCGGCGACGGGCAAGCGACCGCTGCAGCAATCGCTGCAGAAAGCGGAGTCGATGCCTACGTTGCGGAGTGCTTGCCAGAAGAGAAGGTTCAACATATCAACAAACTGAAGGAATGCTACCAAAGTGCAGCGATGATCGGCGATGGGATCAATGATGCCCCGGCTCTTGCCGCAGCCACAGTGGGCATCGCCATGGGCGAAGGAACGGATGTCGCTCTGCAGACGGCAGATGTGGTGCTCGTTAAAAATGATCTCGAGAAGCTAGCCTATGCGATCCGTCTGTCGCGCAAGATGAATCGGATCGTGAAGCAGAATATCGTCTTCTCGATCGCCGTGATTCTCATATTGATCATATCGAATTTCATGCAGTCCTTAGCCCTGCCCATGGGCGTTATCGGTCATGAGGGCAGCACGATCCTGGTCATTCTGAATGGACTGAGATTGCTTCGATCCACATAA
- a CDS encoding spore maturation protein, with the protein MIAFIPLYASFKKIPVYETFVDGAKDGFDTAVKIIPHLVGMMTAISIFRASGAMDFLVGAVEPVLAWFGVPGEVLPLGILRTITGAGSLAYATDLIQQHGPDSLIGRIASTIQGSTDTTLYVITVYFGAVGIRNSRYAVKVGLFADLVGFIAAISICMLVFGSA; encoded by the coding sequence ATGATCGCCTTTATACCTCTATATGCCTCTTTTAAGAAAATTCCCGTCTATGAAACCTTCGTCGATGGTGCGAAGGACGGATTTGACACGGCCGTCAAGATCATTCCCCATCTGGTCGGAATGATGACGGCCATCAGTATCTTTCGCGCTTCCGGCGCGATGGATTTCCTCGTTGGCGCGGTTGAGCCCGTGCTTGCATGGTTCGGCGTGCCCGGCGAAGTGCTCCCCCTTGGCATCCTGCGCACGATTACCGGTGCCGGCTCGCTCGCGTATGCGACGGATCTCATCCAGCAGCACGGCCCCGACTCCTTGATCGGACGGATCGCATCGACGATCCAAGGCAGTACGGATACGACCTTGTATGTGATCACCGTCTATTTCGGCGCCGTCGGCATCCGCAATTCCCGCTATGCGGTGAAAGTCGGATTATTCGCGGATCTCGTCGGGTTTATCGCCGCGATTTCCATCTGTATGCTTGTCTTCGGTTCTGCTTAA
- the ccsA gene encoding cytochrome c biogenesis protein CcsA → MAAFILYNLAFIVFGISVLGKRWSNREPKEHERHWGNIGLGIALLGFLTQAAFTGLRWAASGHIPVANLYEFLTFFGMMIVLAFILIYLIYRKPLTGLFAMPLAVVIIAYGAVFPSEVKPLIPQLQSIWLYVHVTLAALGEAFLAVGFAAGLMYLLRTVNFQDPSKSGRRKILGVELTLFTLLTLISFIVLVFAFRGAGYHAEFLQTTVETDSLGQEFEVENVVEYTLPPLIKPHHSEIIEMQPFLGIQQPWFEAPGWMQGVNAGRKLNTIVWSLLAGTILYALIRLIIRRPLGVAVSPIMNGIDEHDLDEISYRAIAIGYPIFTLGALIFASIWAHQAWGRFWAFDPKETWALITWLFYTAYLHLRLSRGWQGEKSAWMSVIGFLIIMFTLIGVNLVIAGLHSYAGV, encoded by the coding sequence ATGGCGGCATTCATCCTTTATAATCTAGCCTTCATCGTATTCGGTATATCCGTCTTGGGCAAGCGATGGAGCAACCGCGAACCCAAGGAGCATGAGCGGCACTGGGGAAATATCGGCCTCGGCATCGCCCTGCTGGGCTTCTTGACGCAGGCGGCCTTTACGGGGCTGCGCTGGGCCGCATCCGGGCATATTCCGGTAGCGAATTTATATGAGTTTCTGACTTTCTTCGGCATGATGATCGTACTCGCCTTTATATTGATCTATCTTATCTATCGCAAACCGTTGACCGGACTCTTTGCCATGCCCTTGGCCGTAGTGATCATCGCCTATGGCGCGGTTTTCCCGAGCGAGGTGAAGCCGCTGATCCCGCAGCTCCAGAGCATATGGCTCTATGTCCATGTCACATTGGCTGCCCTTGGTGAGGCCTTCCTCGCTGTAGGTTTTGCAGCCGGACTCATGTACCTGCTGCGTACGGTGAATTTCCAAGATCCAAGCAAATCAGGGAGACGCAAAATACTGGGTGTTGAGCTGACGCTGTTCACCTTGCTCACGCTGATCTCCTTTATCGTCTTGGTATTCGCCTTCCGGGGGGCAGGCTATCATGCGGAATTCCTGCAGACGACGGTAGAGACGGATTCCCTCGGACAAGAATTCGAAGTTGAAAACGTGGTAGAATATACATTGCCCCCGCTTATCAAACCGCATCATAGTGAAATCATAGAGATGCAGCCGTTTCTTGGGATCCAGCAGCCTTGGTTTGAAGCCCCGGGCTGGATGCAAGGGGTGAACGCCGGGCGCAAATTAAACACGATCGTCTGGTCGCTTCTTGCCGGAACGATCCTGTATGCACTTATCCGTCTGATCATCCGCAGGCCGCTCGGAGTTGCTGTGAGCCCAATCATGAACGGCATCGATGAACATGATCTCGACGAGATCAGCTATCGGGCAATCGCTATCGGGTATCCGATCTTCACTTTGGGCGCTCTCATCTTCGCCAGTATATGGGCTCACCAAGCATGGGGAAGGTTCTGGGCCTTCGATCCGAAGGAGACCTGGGCATTGATCACTTGGTTATTCTATACTGCTTATCTCCATCTTCGTCTGTCCAGAGGCTGGCAGGGTGAGAAGTCCGCCTGGATGTCCGTCATCGGATTTTTGATCATTATGTTCACACTGATCGGTGTCAATCTCGTCATCGCTGGTCTTCATTCTTATGCTGGCGTGTAA
- a CDS encoding ATP-binding protein, protein MKFFTSIVGKLWLTIIALVVIVLSILGMFLLDYIDQNFSNSSAVKNLFYITGAIGFSMTTLFALFLSTRITRPLIQLKEGAEMIAQGEYTKRIAYTSSDELGDLARSFNHMADELQRLIDALKHEKELLSSILSSMSDAVVSFDADGNLITANPQGQRLVEEWKAIEWDDELGKEAADLVSGGTVPKPMLALFESVVSGTPEHISKLNVLNTVWSVVMTPLYSDNKLRGAVAVLRDVTEENKLDKLRNDFVANVSHELRTPLSMVQGYSEALLDGIAATPEEQRAHVQVIHEESLRMGRLVQDLLDLAKMQSGHFELFYTTVNINDLLQRVERKYLPITKNRGIELSLTLPEEPLIMSRGDDDRLEQVLTNLLDNAIRHTPEGKRIMLSAEETILDDQHWIKLVVADEGHGISEQDLPYVFERFYKADKARTRDINGGTGLGLAIVKYFIDAHGGQVDLTSKVGEGTTFTIYLPM, encoded by the coding sequence ATGAAGTTCTTCACCAGCATCGTTGGCAAACTGTGGCTTACGATCATCGCGCTGGTGGTCATTGTTCTGTCGATTCTGGGTATGTTTTTGCTGGATTATATTGATCAGAATTTCTCCAATTCCAGCGCGGTGAAGAATCTTTTCTATATAACCGGTGCCATAGGATTCTCGATGACGACGCTGTTCGCTTTGTTTCTGTCCACCCGCATCACGCGTCCTTTGATCCAGCTTAAGGAAGGGGCAGAGATGATCGCGCAGGGGGAATATACGAAGCGGATCGCCTACACGTCCAGTGATGAGCTGGGCGATTTGGCGCGGTCTTTTAACCATATGGCCGATGAGCTGCAGAGATTGATCGATGCGCTCAAGCATGAGAAAGAACTGTTGTCGAGTATACTCAGCAGCATGAGCGATGCCGTGGTATCCTTCGATGCCGACGGCAATCTGATCACAGCCAATCCGCAGGGCCAACGACTGGTGGAGGAATGGAAGGCGATCGAATGGGACGACGAGCTGGGCAAAGAAGCCGCCGACTTAGTCTCGGGCGGCACCGTTCCGAAGCCGATGCTGGCGCTGTTCGAATCCGTTGTCTCCGGAACGCCGGAGCATATCTCCAAGTTGAACGTGCTGAACACCGTCTGGTCCGTCGTGATGACGCCGCTGTATTCGGATAATAAACTTCGAGGTGCGGTGGCCGTGCTCCGCGATGTGACAGAAGAGAACAAACTGGATAAGCTTCGCAATGATTTCGTGGCGAATGTCTCCCATGAATTAAGGACCCCGCTTTCGATGGTGCAAGGATACAGCGAGGCGCTGCTCGACGGCATCGCAGCAACGCCGGAAGAACAGAGAGCGCATGTGCAGGTGATCCATGAGGAATCCCTGCGGATGGGGCGGCTGGTGCAGGATCTGTTAGATCTGGCCAAGATGCAGTCGGGGCATTTTGAACTCTTCTATACGACGGTGAATATCAACGATCTGTTGCAGCGCGTCGAGCGGAAATATCTTCCGATCACGAAGAATCGGGGGATCGAGCTGAGTTTAACGCTTCCAGAAGAGCCGCTGATCATGAGCCGCGGCGATGATGATCGTCTGGAACAAGTGTTGACGAACCTCCTGGACAATGCGATCCGCCATACGCCTGAGGGCAAGCGGATCATGCTGTCGGCGGAAGAAACCATCCTTGATGATCAGCACTGGATTAAGCTAGTTGTCGCCGACGAAGGGCATGGCATCTCGGAGCAGGACCTGCCCTATGTCTTCGAGCGTTTCTACAAGGCGGACAAAGCCCGCACGCGAGACATCAACGGCGGCACCGGGCTGGGCCTGGCGATCGTCAAGTACTTCATCGATGCACACGGCGGACAAGTGGACCTAACAAGCAAAGTTGGCGAGGGAACGACTTTTACGATCTATCTGCCGATGTGA
- a CDS encoding pseudouridine synthase, with product MERLQKVLAHAGVASRRKCEELILQGKVEVNDQVVTTLGVKVDPDVDVIKVNGRPIRKEQKVYIVLHKPKGVITSVKDPKGRRVVTDYLKGIKERVYPVGRLDYDTEGLLLLTNDGEFANLLMHPSHHVPRTYHAYVKGVPHGDVLDKLREGIMLEDGITMPAEVEYYDVEPDGSSSIISITIYEGRNRQVRRMFEKVGYPVYRLKRIQFGTLFLHGLPRGKYRLLSAQEVKELRDAAHKTYKIHN from the coding sequence ATGGAAAGATTACAGAAAGTATTGGCTCATGCAGGTGTGGCCTCCCGAAGAAAATGCGAAGAACTCATCCTGCAAGGCAAGGTGGAGGTCAATGATCAGGTTGTGACAACCCTGGGTGTTAAGGTGGATCCCGATGTAGATGTCATCAAAGTGAATGGCCGGCCGATCAGGAAAGAGCAAAAAGTCTACATTGTGCTTCATAAACCAAAGGGTGTGATCACGAGCGTCAAGGATCCCAAAGGGCGGCGCGTCGTGACCGATTATCTGAAGGGCATCAAGGAACGGGTCTATCCCGTGGGCAGGTTGGATTATGATACAGAAGGGCTGCTGCTGCTGACCAATGACGGCGAATTTGCCAATCTGCTGATGCACCCCAGCCATCATGTGCCGCGGACATATCATGCCTACGTGAAGGGGGTTCCCCACGGGGATGTGCTGGACAAGCTGCGCGAGGGCATCATGCTGGAAGACGGCATAACCATGCCCGCTGAGGTGGAATATTACGACGTGGAGCCGGATGGAAGCTCGTCCATCATCAGCATCACGATCTATGAAGGCCGCAACCGACAGGTTCGCCGCATGTTCGAGAAAGTGGGGTATCCCGTTTATCGCTTGAAACGGATTCAGTTTGGAACGCTGTTCCTGCATGGACTCCCGCGGGGCAAATACCGTTTGCTCTCTGCACAAGAAGTCAAAGAACTCCGTGACGCAGCTCACAAGACATACAAAATTCACAATTAA
- a CDS encoding response regulator transcription factor: MNNEKQLHILVVDDEERIRRLLRMYLEKEGFLISEAKDGETALQMALDQDYDCILLDLMLPNMDGIDVCSKLRQTKNTPVIMLTARGEESNRVQGFEVGADDYVVKPFSPREVIYRVKAVLRRTAAGAAVANDNRSNNIVFPHLVIEHDAHRVTAGGVEVNLTPKEYELLHYLASSPDKVFSREQLLKDVWNYEFFGDLRTVDTHIKRLREKLTKSSPEAAAMITTVWGVGYKLEVPKE; encoded by the coding sequence ATGAATAATGAGAAGCAATTGCATATCCTAGTCGTCGATGATGAGGAGCGTATTCGCCGTTTACTTCGCATGTATTTGGAGAAGGAAGGGTTCTTGATCTCGGAGGCTAAGGATGGGGAGACAGCGTTGCAGATGGCGCTCGATCAGGATTATGACTGCATCTTGCTGGATCTGATGCTGCCGAACATGGATGGAATTGATGTATGCTCCAAACTTCGGCAAACCAAAAATACGCCGGTGATCATGTTAACGGCGCGCGGCGAAGAATCGAACCGCGTTCAAGGTTTCGAAGTCGGTGCGGACGACTATGTGGTGAAGCCCTTCAGCCCGCGTGAAGTGATCTATCGCGTGAAGGCGGTTCTCAGACGCACTGCAGCGGGAGCGGCTGTCGCCAACGATAACCGCAGCAACAACATCGTATTCCCGCATCTGGTCATCGAACACGATGCCCACCGGGTTACTGCGGGCGGCGTGGAAGTCAATCTTACACCGAAGGAGTATGAACTGCTGCATTACCTTGCATCCTCACCGGACAAAGTATTCTCCCGCGAGCAGTTGCTGAAGGATGTTTGGAATTATGAGTTCTTCGGCGATCTGCGCACCGTGGACACACATATCAAACGGCTCCGCGAAAAATTAACGAAATCCTCACCGGAAGCTGCTGCTATGATCACCACCGTATGGGGAGTTGGTTATAAGCTCGAGGTGCCTAAGGAATGA
- a CDS encoding peroxiredoxin family protein, with the protein MARNKWVQLSILAVMIAAAAITIGANLSQSPVPKVGEKAPDFSLYGLDGDQYSLSDYIGRPIIVNFWGSFCEPCVREMPLLQRKYEQYQDTGLVVLGVNLDESTVTIHNFTRGMNLTFPILLDKNIVRKQYGVYQYPTTFFIDHQGMIREKIVGEMNEGKLPSHDIERAIQRLLHG; encoded by the coding sequence ATGGCACGCAATAAATGGGTGCAACTGAGCATACTCGCCGTGATGATCGCAGCAGCGGCCATCACGATTGGCGCGAATCTGTCTCAGTCGCCCGTACCTAAGGTTGGCGAAAAAGCACCCGATTTCAGCCTGTACGGCTTGGATGGTGATCAATACTCGCTTAGTGATTACATAGGCCGTCCAATAATTGTGAATTTTTGGGGAAGTTTCTGTGAACCTTGTGTTAGAGAAATGCCCCTGCTTCAGCGAAAATACGAGCAATATCAAGACACGGGGCTTGTCGTGCTGGGCGTAAATCTGGATGAGAGCACCGTCACCATCCATAACTTCACGAGGGGCATGAACCTGACCTTTCCGATCCTGTTAGACAAGAATATCGTACGCAAACAATATGGCGTATATCAATATCCAACGACCTTCTTCATCGATCACCAAGGTATGATTCGCGAGAAGATTGTCGGTGAGATGAACGAAGGAAAGCTGCCATCCCATGATATCGAACGAGCCATTCAACGCCTGCTCCACGGCTGA
- a CDS encoding nucleoside recognition domain-containing protein gives MVNFIWLFFILCGFIVGALNGRMEQVTEAAFEGAKTGVSVCIGLISVLVFWLGLMKIAEQAGLLQRLGALLRPVIQLLFPSIPKDHPALGYIISNMSANILGLGNAATPMGIKAMQELQKLNRDKHTASADMCTLLALNTSSVTIIPTTLIAIRMNFDSANPTEIVGTTLIATMIATAAAILADRWYRSRSGPTLLKE, from the coding sequence TTGGTTAATTTTATCTGGTTGTTTTTTATCCTGTGCGGTTTCATCGTTGGGGCGCTGAACGGCCGCATGGAACAAGTAACGGAGGCAGCCTTTGAAGGGGCGAAGACGGGGGTGTCCGTCTGCATCGGTCTGATCAGCGTCCTGGTCTTCTGGCTGGGACTGATGAAGATCGCCGAACAAGCGGGTCTTCTCCAGCGGCTGGGTGCGCTTCTCAGGCCGGTGATCCAGCTTCTCTTTCCTTCTATCCCGAAGGACCATCCCGCCCTTGGTTATATCATCTCGAATATGAGCGCCAATATCCTCGGTCTCGGCAACGCTGCGACGCCGATGGGCATCAAGGCGATGCAGGAACTGCAGAAGCTCAATCGGGACAAACACACCGCCAGTGCCGACATGTGTACACTGCTGGCTCTGAACACGTCCAGTGTGACGATCATCCCAACGACGCTCATCGCCATCCGCATGAATTTTGATTCGGCGAATCCGACAGAGATCGTCGGTACGACGCTGATCGCTACGATGATCGCTACGGCGGCGGCGATTCTTGCGGACCGATGGTACAGAAGCCGCAGCGGGCCGACGCTGTTGAAGGAGTGA
- the resB gene encoding cytochrome c biogenesis protein ResB, which yields MLINTKCECGHQNPVGTVLCEACGLPVNREEAESSQPLEMRYEGAARRSQKANPNLLDRIWNFFSSVKVAVYLIIITLLASILGTLLPQVNVVPSHDPAAYYAEEYGRWGEIYYALGLADTFGSWWYKTLILMIAASLIICSLDRIIPLYRALNKQHPLKHETFLKRQKVVYMGEVDDPETWLERMQEALRARRYRVTREGTAMLAEKNRFSRWGPYINHVGLIILLAALLTRGIPGWFMEQGIALREGETGPIPGTEYYLQNLKFTELKEIGPHVSGQEIQFAFETEAVLYRCVADCHNPLVEPKLEEIMRHTIKPNDPLVYGDYSIYQIDYEFLPQVTVMTLKVSAGDEIHGELVLDLMDPAPSYQLGGLEIELTGYYPELTNIDGAPATKSRLPHNPAFIFEISRGDGEKETYFLVPFERYQTRIAGSAGEPLHFEVTDMEASLYSSYLLVRVEKALPYILAGAFIFLFGVVIGIYWQHRRIWVRIDDRRLLIGAHTNKNWYGLRDELAKILHKTGIETDNQSLDNSGGIRT from the coding sequence TTGCTGATTAACACAAAATGCGAATGCGGCCATCAAAATCCCGTCGGTACTGTGCTCTGTGAGGCCTGCGGATTGCCCGTCAATCGGGAAGAAGCAGAGTCCAGCCAGCCGCTTGAGATGAGATATGAGGGGGCCGCCAGACGATCGCAAAAAGCCAATCCTAATCTATTAGATCGCATATGGAATTTCTTCTCTTCGGTAAAAGTTGCGGTATACTTGATCATCATCACGCTGCTGGCGTCCATCTTGGGCACGCTGTTGCCGCAGGTGAACGTGGTTCCAAGCCATGATCCCGCCGCATACTATGCGGAGGAATACGGTCGCTGGGGAGAAATCTATTATGCGCTGGGCCTTGCCGACACCTTCGGCAGCTGGTGGTACAAGACCTTAATCCTAATGATCGCGGCTTCTCTCATTATATGCAGCCTCGATCGGATCATTCCCTTATATCGAGCGCTTAACAAACAACACCCCCTGAAGCATGAAACCTTCCTCAAGCGGCAGAAGGTTGTCTATATGGGGGAGGTAGATGATCCGGAAACGTGGCTCGAACGGATGCAGGAAGCGCTGCGAGCCCGCCGCTATCGCGTCACACGTGAGGGAACAGCGATGCTGGCGGAGAAGAATCGCTTCAGCCGCTGGGGGCCGTATATCAATCACGTCGGACTCATCATCTTGTTGGCTGCTCTGTTAACACGGGGAATCCCGGGATGGTTTATGGAGCAGGGCATCGCACTCAGGGAAGGGGAGACGGGTCCGATCCCCGGTACGGAATACTACCTCCAGAATCTGAAGTTCACGGAATTGAAGGAAATCGGACCGCACGTCAGCGGGCAAGAGATTCAGTTCGCCTTCGAAACCGAAGCGGTGCTCTACCGCTGCGTTGCGGATTGCCATAATCCCTTGGTTGAACCGAAGCTGGAGGAGATCATGCGGCATACGATCAAGCCCAATGATCCGCTGGTCTATGGGGACTATTCCATCTACCAGATCGACTATGAGTTTCTTCCGCAAGTGACGGTCATGACGCTTAAGGTATCCGCGGGAGATGAGATCCATGGAGAGCTTGTCTTGGATCTCATGGATCCGGCACCTTCTTACCAGCTTGGGGGGCTTGAGATTGAGCTTACCGGCTACTATCCGGAGCTGACCAATATCGACGGGGCGCCGGCGACGAAGTCGCGTCTGCCGCACAATCCGGCGTTCATCTTCGAGATCAGCCGCGGGGACGGCGAGAAGGAAACCTATTTCCTCGTACCCTTCGAGCGCTATCAGACGCGCATAGCCGGATCAGCGGGGGAACCGCTTCATTTCGAAGTGACGGATATGGAAGCCTCTTTATATAGTTCATATCTGTTGGTCCGTGTGGAGAAAGCTCTGCCTTATATTCTGGCAGGCGCCTTTATCTTCTTGTTCGGCGTGGTGATCGGCATCTACTGGCAGCATCGCCGAATCTGGGTGCGCATCGACGATCGTCGTCTCTTGATCGGCGCGCATACGAACAAGAATTGGTACGGTTTGCGTGATGAACTGGCCAAGATCCTGCATAAGACCGGCATTGAAACGGATAACCAATCGCTTGATAACAGTGGGGGGATCAGAACGTGA